CTGCGCGTAGTACGGGGATCTACAATTTCAGGTAACATGCAGTCTCTGTAAAATCTGATTAGTTGTGGAAGCATTCTGAATTTCCAAAAGTCATTATCTCTTTCGATCCGCTGTACGTGGATGCCCTTCGACGTGCAGACGACGAAGTGGCAGAAACTTCTTTTAGTGATATGCAGCTGGCCTTGCACTTGGTAGAAATAGTTATGAGAGCAGCTCAATTTGGGTGGTTCGTGTACTTGACTCCTTTGATTGTACTTTTTAGCTGCCTCGGATGGCTCCATGTCCTTCGAAGTGAATGGGCACTTCACCTCCACGATACCGTCGCTCGCAATTAGTCCGTCTGGCGACGCCGCCAAGAATCCGTACTCTGGGTAAAAAAATAATCCGCAAGGTTGCACAGCAGTTTCCATTTCTTGCTCGTATAACCGGAGTGCAACACGCTCCTGTTGTCTTCCATGCTCAAGAGCGGCACTGGTGAAATTTTTTTTATAGAGCAGGGTCTTCACGAGCGTGTCACACGGTGTCCACTCCCTCCTTCGGCATACTGCATAGAAATTCGACGCCGTTAGgcgcatgtttctttcaaaatgCCATGTAGGATTATCAGCCTGTCCTCgagtagccttctcaatttcTATCTGCTGTTTCTCATTCACCTGCAGGCTTGCTAAAACAGCCCGTTCTTTCTCGGCATATTGCTCTGGTGGCATGTCTGGCTGCTGGCAATTCGGACCATAATGAATCATTGAGTCGTTCACCGTAGACTCCTTGCGCTTatgctgctggtggccattttcttcaaacagttttcttctgagAGACTCTTTGTTTGCTTTCTGAGCCGTCTTATTGCTTGCGTAGCGCTTCAAGACGGCTGCGGGGCTCTTGCAGGTTACAGCCTTGGATGTGGTGCAGTGCCACTGTGGCCCCAGCTGAAAGCTGCGCCCAGCTCCATAACAGCGGTGTTCATAAGAGCCCTTttgacatctgttgatctgtttaCCACCAGATAGTTTGGCTACCAGTGCCATGACTGCCTCGGCAAGATTACTTGTATCATCTGTCACAAGACGGTCAGCTTTTTCGGCAATTATATATGCAGCGGTAACTATTTTCATTTGTAGCACCTTAGGCATGGCATCATAAATGTTGTCACCTTTGGTGCCATCACAGAAGTAGTCTTTGCAACTGTCGTGGCAACCAAAAACATGTTTTGGGCCATTTATTAGGTCACCCGCAAGCTGGCGCGTAAGGTCGGCTTTCTGGGCACGCTGCTTTTGTGCAGTACTCTGTACATCTCTAAGAATGTTTGCGTAGTGCTTTATGGCCTTCCGTGCACCATTCTTTAACCGCTTAATCCTAGGGCAACTTAGGAAAGCTGAACTGCCCTTTGTTTCTTTGGCTATGCCATAGAGCCGAGTGGTGTAACATTTCACAACATGTTTTGCACATTCCCTCTTTTTTACAAAGCGCCCGTACTCCACTTTCGTGAGTATCTGATGTAAAACGGACGAATCCCCGTCTCCTATGAATGTCCGGTATTCCACACCATGCATTTCCACGCTTCTCTGGAAGCCTTCAACGATAATATCCGACTCCATTGCCCCTGAGCTTTGGTTCCAATTCTTGTAGCACACATGGTCTTTCTTGCCCTTTCCCGTCCTAGAATAGTGCTCACAGGTACTGCACAGCTTGTTTCGTACTCCTAGGTAGAGGAGCTTCTTCGTGCGTTCTCCTATAATCACAGCGACACCAGAGTTGGCGGAATACCGGTGTCCATGACTGCGGTGTGACCACCCACCATCGACAATCACTGTAATATAGGGGGTTATGCCATCCTCACAGAAAGCcctagcttcttccgcgagtttttttcttcttttccggcTTTTATCATTTGGTCAAAAAGGACGGTTTTCCAGcactgcaacaaaacaaaaattatagcAGATTACAACGTCGAAATTGTTTTCACAATAGCGATGCCGCACTTTGTAATTGCGTCAATGCGGGAGTGAGCTCCTAGACAGGACGATTACTGGCTCACTTGTAATCCTGACATCTCACGATCAATCGTTTCATTGTATACGACGAAATGTTGCAGAGAAATTCTCATCGTGCCGTACTCCCGTTCAAAACGCTTGCCATGCACGTGCCACTGTCACTTCACGTGAATTTTACTAAAAATAAAGCACATCCTTCATCGCCttcagaaagagaaaataaatatttatcagCTTATCTACCTTTCCCAGGGACTCCTCCCGGCGTAGAAAAGCCCCTTTGCTCATAGCAGGAATTTCCAT
The Rhipicephalus microplus isolate Deutch F79 unplaced genomic scaffold, USDA_Rmic scaffold_24, whole genome shotgun sequence DNA segment above includes these coding regions:
- the LOC119172994 gene encoding uncharacterized protein LOC119172994, which encodes MALVAKLSGGKQINRCQKGSYEHRCYGAGRSFQLGPQWHCTTSKAVTCKSPAAVLKRYASNKTAQKANKESLRRKLFEENGHQQHKRKESTVNDSMIHYGPNCQQPDMPPEQYAEKERAVLASLQVNEKQQIEIEKATRGQADNPTWHFERNMRLTASNFYAVCRRREWTPCDTLVKTLLYKKNFTSAALEHGRQQERVALRLYEQEMETAVQPCGLFFYPEYGFLAASPDGLIASDGIVEVKCPFTSKDMEPSEAAKKYNQRSQVHEPPKLSCSHNYFYQVQGQLHITKRSFCHFVVCTSKGIHVQRIERDNDFWKFRMLPQLIRFYRDCMLPEIVDPRTTRSMPIRRPQWNVNAIESHQQSKRASMKNKEAKQSGDSDIFHSLES